One window of Candidatus Mycobacterium wuenschmannii genomic DNA carries:
- a CDS encoding MFS transporter, with the protein MRRIAAACLVGSAIEFYDFLIYGTAAALVFPTVFFPDLSPTMATVASLGTFASAFISRPIGGATFGYFGDRLGRKRTLIATLLLMAVATVGVGLVPTTASIGVAAPLILIALRLLQGFAAGGEWAGSVLLSAEYAPADQRGRYGKFTTLGGAMATMMTCLTFLGVNVSIGEGSWAFLQWGWRIPFLISAVLIGIALYVRLRIDETPVFVEEKKRNLVPDAPITELLRLQRREIVLAGGSILSGMCFVYMANTFLPLYAHSHLDYSRTFVWSVGALGGLAGLVSITVSANLSDRVGRRRMMLCGWSGCVLWSFVVMPLLDTGKPLFYGVAVVGMFAITGIGSGPTGAFVPELFATRYRYSGSALAVNLAGILGAALPPLIAGTLQASYGSWAVGPLLTVMALASAVCTYVLPETMGTALRSPAGVRPGLESASPSA; encoded by the coding sequence ATGCGGCGCATCGCCGCCGCGTGCCTCGTCGGCTCCGCCATCGAGTTCTACGACTTCCTGATCTACGGCACCGCCGCCGCGCTGGTGTTCCCGACGGTGTTCTTTCCCGACCTCAGCCCGACCATGGCGACCGTCGCCTCGCTGGGCACGTTCGCCAGCGCCTTCATCTCCCGCCCGATCGGCGGAGCGACCTTCGGGTACTTCGGCGACCGGCTCGGGCGCAAGCGGACCCTGATCGCGACGTTGCTGCTGATGGCCGTCGCCACGGTCGGGGTCGGCCTGGTCCCGACCACGGCGTCCATCGGGGTGGCGGCGCCGCTGATCCTGATCGCGCTGCGACTGTTGCAAGGCTTCGCGGCGGGCGGCGAGTGGGCCGGGTCGGTGCTGCTGAGCGCCGAATACGCGCCGGCCGACCAGCGCGGGCGGTACGGCAAGTTCACGACGCTGGGCGGGGCAATGGCGACGATGATGACCTGCCTGACGTTCCTGGGCGTCAACGTCAGCATCGGCGAGGGCAGCTGGGCATTTCTGCAGTGGGGCTGGCGGATCCCGTTTCTGATCAGCGCGGTGCTGATCGGCATCGCGCTCTATGTGCGGCTGCGGATCGACGAGACGCCGGTGTTCGTCGAGGAGAAGAAGCGCAACCTGGTTCCCGACGCGCCCATCACGGAATTGCTGCGCCTGCAACGGCGCGAGATCGTGCTGGCCGGAGGCAGCATCCTGAGCGGGATGTGCTTCGTCTACATGGCCAACACGTTCCTGCCGCTGTACGCGCACTCCCACCTCGATTACAGCCGCACCTTCGTCTGGTCGGTCGGCGCGCTGGGTGGGTTGGCCGGCCTGGTGTCCATCACGGTCTCGGCGAATCTGAGCGACCGGGTCGGCCGCCGCCGGATGATGCTGTGCGGCTGGTCGGGTTGCGTGCTCTGGTCGTTCGTCGTGATGCCGTTACTGGACACCGGAAAACCGTTGTTCTACGGCGTCGCGGTGGTGGGCATGTTCGCGATCACCGGGATCGGGTCCGGGCCGACTGGCGCGTTCGTGCCCGAGTTGTTCGCCACCCGCTACCGCTACAGCGGATCGGCGCTGGCGGTGAACCTCGCCGGCATCCTCGGTGCGGCCCTGCCACCGCTGATCGCCGGCACCCTGCAGGCCAGCTACGGCAGCTGGGCGGTCGGCCCGCTGTTGACGGTCATGGCGCTGGCCAGCGCCGTCTGCACCTACGTGCTCCCGGAGACCATGGGCACCGCTCTGCGGTCGCCGGCCGGAGTCAGACCAGGACTCGAGTCGGCATCACCGTCGGCTTGA
- a CDS encoding acyl-CoA synthetase: protein MLLTSLDPSVVAGGRDLEAAVRFGDTALSRSDVVGAANSVAERIRGAGVIAVLATPTAPTALAIAGCLIAGVPVVPVPADVGQAERRHILTDSGAQAWLGPLPDEPEGLPHIPVRMGARSWHQQPEPSPRDTALIIYTSGTTGPPKGVQLSGQALAADLDALAEAWQWTADDTLVHGLPLFHVHGLVLGLLGSLRVGNRFVHTGKPTPEAYAAAQGSLYFGVPTVWSRVVADPAAAEALRSARLLVSGSAGLPVPVFDKLVELTGHAPLERYGSTESLITLSTRVDGERRPGWVGLPLAGIETRLVDDNDNPVPHDAETIGRLQVRGATLFNGYLNRPDATAEAFDADGWYRTGDAAVIDGDGMHRIVGRESVDLIKSGGYRVGAGEIETVLLGHPGVAEAAVVGLPDDDLGQRIVAFIVGDAQPQELIDYVAQQLSVHKRPREVRIVAELPRNAMGKVLKKQLLTQG, encoded by the coding sequence GTGCTGCTCACCTCGCTCGATCCCTCCGTTGTCGCAGGTGGCCGCGATCTCGAGGCCGCCGTCCGGTTCGGTGACACCGCGCTCAGCCGCAGCGACGTGGTCGGCGCCGCCAACTCGGTCGCCGAGCGGATCCGCGGCGCCGGGGTGATCGCCGTGCTGGCCACGCCCACCGCACCGACCGCGCTGGCGATCGCCGGCTGCCTGATCGCCGGGGTGCCGGTGGTGCCGGTGCCGGCCGACGTCGGGCAGGCCGAGCGGCGCCACATCCTCACCGACTCCGGCGCCCAGGCCTGGCTTGGACCGCTGCCGGACGAACCCGAGGGGCTGCCGCACATTCCGGTCCGGATGGGCGCGCGGTCGTGGCATCAGCAGCCCGAACCGTCGCCGCGGGACACCGCGCTGATCATCTACACCTCGGGCACCACCGGTCCGCCGAAAGGGGTGCAGCTCAGCGGCCAGGCGCTCGCTGCCGACCTGGATGCCCTCGCCGAAGCGTGGCAGTGGACGGCCGATGACACGCTCGTGCACGGCCTGCCGCTGTTCCACGTGCACGGCCTGGTGCTCGGCCTGCTCGGTTCGCTGCGGGTCGGAAATCGCTTCGTGCACACCGGAAAACCAACACCCGAGGCATACGCGGCGGCCCAGGGGTCGCTGTATTTCGGCGTGCCGACCGTGTGGTCACGGGTGGTGGCCGACCCGGCGGCGGCCGAGGCGCTGCGTTCGGCGCGGCTGCTGGTGTCGGGCAGCGCCGGCCTGCCGGTGCCGGTGTTCGACAAGCTGGTCGAACTGACGGGGCACGCACCGCTGGAGCGCTACGGCTCGACCGAGTCGCTGATCACGCTGTCCACCCGAGTCGACGGCGAGCGCCGGCCCGGCTGGGTGGGCCTGCCGCTGGCCGGCATCGAGACGCGGCTGGTCGACGACAACGACAACCCGGTGCCGCACGACGCGGAAACCATTGGGCGACTGCAGGTTCGGGGTGCGACGTTGTTCAACGGCTACCTGAACCGGCCGGACGCAACCGCGGAGGCGTTCGACGCCGACGGCTGGTACCGCACCGGCGACGCGGCCGTCATCGACGGCGACGGTATGCACCGCATCGTCGGCCGCGAGTCGGTCGACCTCATCAAATCCGGCGGCTACCGCGTTGGGGCCGGCGAGATCGAGACCGTGCTGCTCGGGCATCCCGGTGTCGCCGAGGCGGCGGTGGTCGGCCTGCCCGACGACGACCTGGGCCAGCGCATTGTCGCTTTCATCGTCGGCGACGCCCAGCCGCAGGAGCTGATCGACTATGTGGCCCAGCAGCTTTCGGTGCACAAGAGGCCGCGCGAGGTGCGGATCGTCGCCGAGTTACCGCGAAACGCCATGGGCAAGGTGTTGAAGAAGCAACTCCTGACTCAGGGCTGA
- a CDS encoding CaiB/BaiF CoA transferase family protein, with the protein MTGALQGVRVVELADEISGPYCGKLLADLGADVTKIEPPQGDPLRRWGPFPGDRPDPDRAGLFEYLNGNKRSAPAGDAGALIAEADILVDGHGAVVPHTNSRLVVVRISDFGQHGPLRDRAASPLTMQAISGWINARDPDRPPVQAGARIAEYVAGGYAALGALTALRIAPPGQVTEVDVSVLESLLSTLPYPMMTHQRMRALGLPTNIRQAPMLGVVRAADGWVGINCLTGQHWLDVCDMLELPEYGEQQFAILMGGPERAAFYAAAQPWLDQRSVDDIVELCQAMRIPAAPVADGAAALDNPQYRARGFFVESGGKDWSFRQPGPPVRLSKTPPGVAHGHEARPPAAPVAEPSSPFAGLKVLDLSTFWAGGYLTCYLGAFGADVVKVESIQRPDGFRYSGAQPFEGEDWYERSPLWQATNLNKRDITLDLGSPRGREIARRLAARADVVVENYSPRVVEQFGLDYDSLAALRPDVIAVRMPGFGLDGPWRDYVGWALNIEQVSGMTAVTGYADGPPCNVQGPADPIVGVHAGVALLAALEHRRRTGEGQLIEVAQIEVGAAVTAEPVIDYSMNGVVRPREGNRRRGVRQGVYPTADDAWVALTVRDYDDAARLAGAMGCDDLPGDHDAFDAAVAAWTQTLDSAKIVAALLDIPVETVTTAEHMYDLPGLDERGFYEEFEHPVTGRLRYPGWPLRIAPGPDRHHRFVAPTLGQHNDEILGALGLTGADLDALRHDRVIGERPMG; encoded by the coding sequence GTGACAGGTGCTCTGCAAGGGGTGCGCGTCGTCGAACTCGCCGACGAGATCTCGGGCCCGTACTGCGGCAAGTTGCTCGCCGATCTCGGCGCCGACGTCACGAAAATCGAACCACCGCAGGGTGATCCGCTGCGGCGCTGGGGACCGTTTCCCGGCGACCGGCCGGACCCCGATCGGGCCGGGTTGTTCGAGTACCTCAACGGCAACAAACGCAGCGCGCCGGCGGGTGATGCCGGCGCATTGATCGCCGAGGCGGATATTCTCGTCGACGGGCACGGAGCCGTTGTCCCGCACACGAATTCGCGCCTGGTGGTGGTGCGGATATCCGACTTCGGGCAGCACGGGCCGCTGCGCGACCGGGCGGCGTCGCCGCTGACCATGCAGGCGATCTCCGGGTGGATCAACGCCCGTGACCCCGACCGGCCGCCGGTGCAGGCCGGCGCGCGGATCGCCGAGTACGTCGCCGGTGGGTACGCGGCCCTCGGCGCGCTGACCGCCCTGCGGATCGCGCCGCCCGGACAGGTGACCGAGGTCGACGTCTCGGTGCTGGAGTCGCTGCTGTCCACGCTGCCCTATCCGATGATGACCCATCAGCGGATGCGGGCGCTCGGCCTGCCCACGAACATCCGCCAGGCGCCGATGCTCGGCGTGGTCCGCGCCGCCGACGGCTGGGTCGGGATCAACTGCCTGACCGGGCAGCACTGGCTCGACGTGTGCGACATGCTCGAGTTGCCCGAGTACGGCGAGCAGCAGTTCGCGATCCTGATGGGCGGCCCGGAGCGCGCGGCGTTCTATGCCGCCGCCCAGCCCTGGCTCGATCAGCGGTCCGTCGACGACATCGTGGAACTCTGTCAGGCCATGCGGATTCCGGCGGCGCCGGTCGCCGACGGCGCTGCGGCACTGGACAATCCGCAGTACCGCGCGCGCGGCTTCTTCGTCGAGAGCGGCGGCAAGGACTGGTCGTTCCGACAGCCCGGCCCGCCGGTTCGGCTGTCCAAGACGCCCCCCGGAGTTGCCCACGGACATGAGGCGCGGCCGCCCGCCGCGCCGGTCGCGGAACCGTCGTCGCCGTTCGCCGGGCTCAAAGTGCTTGACCTGAGCACCTTTTGGGCGGGCGGCTATCTCACCTGCTATCTCGGCGCGTTCGGCGCCGACGTGGTCAAGGTGGAGTCAATCCAGCGGCCGGACGGGTTTCGCTACTCGGGTGCCCAACCCTTCGAGGGCGAGGACTGGTACGAACGCAGCCCGCTGTGGCAGGCCACCAACCTCAACAAGCGCGACATCACGCTGGACCTCGGCTCGCCGCGCGGCCGCGAGATCGCCCGCCGCCTCGCCGCCCGGGCCGACGTGGTGGTGGAGAACTATTCGCCGCGGGTCGTGGAGCAGTTCGGGCTGGACTACGACTCGCTGGCAGCGTTGCGCCCCGACGTGATCGCCGTCCGGATGCCGGGTTTCGGCCTCGACGGGCCGTGGCGCGACTACGTCGGCTGGGCGCTGAACATCGAGCAGGTCTCCGGCATGACGGCCGTCACCGGCTATGCCGACGGCCCGCCGTGCAACGTGCAGGGTCCGGCCGACCCGATCGTCGGCGTGCACGCGGGCGTGGCTTTGCTTGCGGCACTGGAACATCGGCGCCGCACCGGGGAGGGCCAGCTGATCGAGGTCGCGCAGATCGAGGTCGGCGCCGCCGTCACCGCCGAACCGGTGATCGACTACTCGATGAACGGCGTCGTCCGGCCCCGGGAGGGCAACCGCAGGCGCGGCGTCCGCCAGGGCGTCTACCCGACCGCCGACGACGCGTGGGTGGCGCTCACCGTGCGCGATTACGACGACGCGGCCCGCCTGGCCGGCGCGATGGGGTGCGACGACCTGCCGGGCGACCACGACGCGTTCGACGCGGCGGTCGCGGCGTGGACGCAGACCCTCGATTCCGCGAAAATCGTTGCGGCCCTGCTTGATATACCGGTGGAGACCGTGACCACGGCCGAGCACATGTACGACCTGCCCGGCCTCGACGAGCGCGGCTTCTACGAAGAGTTCGAGCATCCGGTCACCGGCCGCCTGCGCTACCCGGGCTGGCCGCTGCGCATCGCCCCGGGCCCGGACCGGCATCACCGCTTCGTCGCGCCCACTCTCGGTCAGCACAACGACGAGATCCTCGGCGCCCTCGGACTGACCGGCGCCGACCTCGACGCCCTGCGTCACGACCGGGTGATCGGCGAGAGGCCGATGGGCTAG
- a CDS encoding aldehyde dehydrogenase family protein gives MSLIDTYAVYIDGQWVDPESGRYDDVNPATEAAFASVPDPSQAQVGSAVAAARAAFDSGPWADTSPEDRARFLNQLGEALLAHADDFYALAQQEWGCTSNERVIHVEGPAFAALNAAELATHPVEEPIDAFGAAGKTLLRYEPLGVVSILTPWNFPHTLNVMKVCAALAAGNTVVLKPSPLAPLAGLALARIIDEHTDIPAGVVNVVTPTDIESSKLLTVDPRIDMVSFTGSSVVGREVMTAAGPGMKRLLLELGGKSASIVLDDATLDDATLQRMLFESCSFHAGQACILHSRLLLPDAIHDEVVDRLVALARAVKVGDPTDPDVTMGPLISDAQVKRVQAHVNTALDDGAKVVTGGGRPAGADKGFYFEPTILTGVTPDSTIAQEEVFGPVLSVLRYSGDDEAVRIANNSQYGLSGAVWGGDVDRALAVARKVRTGQIAVNGFGPGGAPFGGFKQSGVGRESGGIVGIRQYMEPKAMGLPA, from the coding sequence ATGTCTTTGATCGACACCTACGCGGTTTACATCGACGGCCAGTGGGTGGACCCGGAAAGCGGGCGCTACGACGACGTCAACCCGGCCACCGAGGCCGCGTTCGCGTCGGTCCCCGACCCCAGCCAGGCGCAGGTCGGCAGCGCGGTCGCCGCGGCCCGGGCGGCCTTCGACTCCGGCCCGTGGGCCGACACGAGCCCCGAGGACCGGGCTCGGTTTCTCAACCAACTAGGCGAGGCGTTGCTCGCGCACGCCGACGACTTTTACGCGCTGGCGCAACAGGAGTGGGGCTGCACGTCCAACGAGCGCGTGATCCACGTCGAGGGGCCGGCGTTCGCCGCGCTGAACGCGGCCGAGTTGGCGACCCATCCGGTCGAGGAGCCGATCGACGCCTTCGGCGCGGCGGGCAAAACCCTGCTGCGCTACGAACCGCTCGGTGTGGTGTCGATCCTGACGCCGTGGAACTTCCCGCACACCCTCAACGTGATGAAGGTCTGCGCCGCGCTTGCCGCGGGCAACACCGTCGTGCTCAAGCCGTCGCCGCTGGCACCGCTGGCCGGTCTCGCGCTCGCCCGAATCATCGACGAGCACACCGACATTCCCGCGGGTGTGGTCAACGTCGTGACCCCGACCGATATCGAATCCAGCAAGCTGCTGACCGTCGACCCCCGGATCGACATGGTCAGCTTCACCGGCAGTTCGGTGGTCGGCCGCGAGGTGATGACCGCGGCCGGGCCGGGCATGAAGCGGTTGCTACTCGAACTCGGCGGCAAGTCGGCCAGCATCGTGCTCGACGACGCCACGCTGGACGACGCGACATTGCAGCGAATGTTGTTCGAATCGTGCTCCTTTCACGCCGGCCAGGCGTGCATCCTGCACAGCCGGCTGCTGCTGCCGGACGCGATCCACGACGAGGTAGTCGACCGGCTGGTCGCGCTGGCGCGGGCGGTCAAGGTCGGCGACCCCACCGACCCGGACGTCACGATGGGACCGCTGATCAGCGATGCCCAGGTCAAACGCGTTCAGGCGCACGTGAATACGGCGCTGGACGACGGGGCCAAGGTGGTCACCGGCGGCGGCCGGCCCGCAGGCGCGGACAAGGGCTTCTACTTCGAGCCGACGATTCTCACCGGAGTGACCCCGGATTCGACGATCGCGCAGGAGGAGGTGTTCGGCCCGGTGCTGTCGGTCCTGCGCTACAGCGGCGATGACGAGGCGGTGCGGATCGCCAACAACTCGCAGTACGGATTGTCCGGTGCGGTGTGGGGCGGCGACGTCGACCGGGCGCTGGCCGTCGCCCGCAAGGTGCGCACCGGGCAGATCGCCGTCAACGGATTCGGCCCGGGCGGTGCGCCGTTCGGCGGATTCAAGCAGAGCGGGGTCGGCCGGGAGAGTGGCGGCATCGTCGGGATTCGTCAGTACATGGAGCCGAAGGCCATGGGACTGCCGGCGTGA